One window of Chamaesiphon minutus PCC 6605 genomic DNA carries:
- a CDS encoding VWA domain-containing protein, whose amino-acid sequence MTDSQKRRLRWRLVLGETTENTLGGLPDEWQDRETAIGFLYDRELQGQNIRSRGNSGGNNRDSPMERLRQRQGSLDPSNLTVPDWINAIHELFPQKTIFLRKGFANERLEKDALERYHLEEMVTNPNLLSRAQPSETLLKAVLRTKHLMNQQVLAMARDLVRKVVEELIEKLAQKVQSPFTGSLNRQQRSYIKIAKNFDAPTTIRRNLKHYSQERQQLVIQTPYFNSRIRRQVERWQSIILVDESGSMLDSVIHSAVTAAIFFGIKSLKTHLCLFDTSVVDVTADCTDPVETLMKVQLGGGTDIGQAMAYAQTLVENPRRTIVILITDFYEGAPVDRLLSVTKQLIESGVKILGLAALDEQANPNFDRDIAQRMVNLGAQVGAMTPGELATWVAEKVR is encoded by the coding sequence ATGACCGATTCTCAAAAACGCCGATTGCGCTGGCGGTTAGTACTAGGCGAAACTACTGAAAATACTCTCGGCGGCTTACCCGATGAATGGCAAGATCGAGAAACCGCGATCGGGTTTTTGTACGATCGAGAATTACAAGGTCAGAATATTCGCAGTCGCGGCAATAGTGGTGGGAATAATCGCGATTCTCCGATGGAGAGGCTACGCCAACGCCAAGGTAGTCTCGATCCCTCCAATTTGACCGTTCCCGACTGGATAAATGCCATTCACGAACTTTTCCCCCAAAAGACGATTTTCCTTCGGAAAGGCTTCGCCAACGAACGGCTGGAGAAGGACGCGCTCGAACGCTATCACCTCGAAGAAATGGTGACGAATCCCAACTTACTCAGCCGCGCACAACCTAGCGAAACTCTGCTCAAAGCCGTCTTGCGGACTAAGCATTTGATGAACCAGCAGGTGCTAGCAATGGCGCGGGATTTGGTGCGAAAGGTGGTCGAAGAATTGATTGAAAAACTCGCCCAGAAGGTGCAATCGCCGTTTACTGGCAGTCTCAATCGCCAACAGCGATCGTATATCAAAATTGCCAAAAACTTCGACGCGCCGACGACTATTCGCCGCAATCTCAAGCACTATAGCCAAGAACGCCAACAACTCGTCATCCAAACGCCCTATTTTAACTCACGCATCCGCCGTCAGGTCGAGCGATGGCAGTCGATCATTCTCGTCGATGAGTCGGGGAGTATGTTGGATAGCGTGATTCATTCCGCAGTCACCGCAGCCATTTTTTTTGGAATTAAAAGTTTGAAAACCCACCTATGTTTGTTCGATACATCGGTTGTCGATGTGACGGCGGATTGTACAGATCCGGTAGAAACGTTGATGAAGGTACAATTGGGTGGCGGTACGGATATCGGACAGGCGATGGCTTACGCTCAAACCCTAGTCGAAAATCCCCGCAGGACGATCGTGATTTTAATTACCGATTTTTATGAAGGTGCCCCAGTCGATCGTCTATTATCCGTTACCAAACAACTAATTGAAAGCGGGGTGAAAATTCTCGGTTTGGCGGCATTAGACGAGCAAGCAAATCCTAATTTCGATCGAGATATTGCCCAACGAATGGTCAATCTGGGCGCACAGGTGGGGGCGATGACACCAGGAGAATTGGCTACTTGGGTGGCGGAAAAAGTTCGATGA
- a CDS encoding RES family NAD+ phosphorylase, whose protein sequence is MSLTLWRISKRKYADTAFSGEGARRVGGRWNSRGQGMVYTSGTLSLAALEVFVHMEVEDVATMLAGIRVDVPIEVEIDYLEVAQLPLNWRNIPAPSALAQMGDLWFRSGRTAILAVPSVVIPIEYNYLVNPSHPDFAKLTIESPQPFELDPRLWKV, encoded by the coding sequence TTGAGCCTCACTCTGTGGCGGATTTCCAAGCGCAAGTATGCCGATACCGCTTTTAGCGGCGAAGGCGCAAGACGAGTCGGCGGACGCTGGAATTCTCGCGGACAGGGGATGGTTTACACTTCTGGAACGCTGTCACTGGCAGCATTAGAAGTTTTTGTTCACATGGAAGTAGAAGATGTGGCGACGATGCTGGCAGGGATTCGGGTAGACGTACCGATAGAGGTTGAGATTGACTATCTCGAAGTGGCGCAATTACCCCTAAATTGGCGCAATATTCCCGCTCCATCGGCTTTAGCGCAAATGGGCGATCTCTGGTTTAGATCGGGGAGAACGGCAATTTTAGCAGTGCCTTCGGTGGTAATTCCGATCGAATATAACTATTTAGTCAATCCGTCGCATCCAGATTTCGCCAAGTTAACGATCGAATCGCCGCAACCATTTGAATTAGATCCGAGGCTGTGGAAGGTATGA
- the parS gene encoding type II toxin-antitoxin system Xre/ParS family antitoxin — MTSSTQLLDILGISGSQGSSLATTKLSDASTRSESDLIRQGLSIESFRQVANYYQLSDAQLSKVLGTSLRTIVRLQKERKPLNATWSDRLYRLARVAAQAQEVFESPQTATSWLRRPNRGLNGSSPIDLLDTDAGTQQVTELLDRIEYGVYS; from the coding sequence ATGACCTCATCAACACAACTATTAGATATTCTGGGGATTTCTGGTTCTCAAGGTTCATCCTTAGCGACCACCAAACTGAGCGATGCTAGTACTCGCTCTGAATCCGATCTGATCCGACAAGGATTATCGATCGAGTCGTTCAGACAAGTGGCTAATTACTACCAACTATCAGACGCTCAGTTGTCTAAGGTATTGGGAACCTCGCTGCGAACCATTGTCAGACTTCAGAAAGAACGAAAACCGCTTAATGCCACTTGGTCGGATCGATTGTACCGACTGGCGAGAGTTGCGGCTCAAGCACAGGAAGTATTTGAGAGTCCGCAGACGGCGACTAGCTGGCTGAGAAGACCCAATCGTGGATTAAATGGTAGTTCGCCGATCGATTTACTCGATACGGATGCAGGGACGCAACAGGTGACAGAATTACTCGATCGGATTGAGTATGGAGTGTACAGTTGA
- a CDS encoding type II toxin-antitoxin system PemK/MazF family toxin: MKRGDVYNVRLDPVEGSEQGGSRPVIVVSRNAINANSPTVLAIPCTTYRPGKRIYATQVLIAAPEGGLSADSIALAEQVRILSKSRFGDYRGSLSIEIMEQISTALALALDLPTREDFEQIYEN; this comes from the coding sequence ATGAAACGCGGCGATGTTTATAATGTGAGACTAGATCCGGTAGAAGGTTCGGAACAAGGCGGATCTCGTCCGGTAATTGTGGTCAGTCGTAACGCGATTAATGCTAATAGCCCGACAGTATTAGCAATTCCTTGTACCACCTATCGCCCTGGCAAACGAATTTATGCGACCCAAGTACTAATTGCTGCGCCAGAAGGTGGTTTGAGTGCGGATTCTATTGCATTAGCAGAACAGGTGCGAATTTTATCAAAATCGCGGTTTGGTGACTATCGGGGTAGTCTGTCCATCGAGATTATGGAACAGATTTCCACAGCCTTAGCGTTAGCACTAGATTTACCGACAAGAGAAGATTTCGAGCAAATTTATGAAAATTAG
- a CDS encoding DUF1778 domain-containing protein, giving the protein MKIRQAALEAAKQMLETERTIVLSKRDALKVFDLLKNPPAPNQQILAAIEKHRVFIRENHRAAE; this is encoded by the coding sequence ATGAAAATTAGACAAGCAGCACTCGAAGCAGCTAAGCAAATGCTGGAAACAGAACGGACGATCGTTTTATCCAAACGGGATGCTCTGAAAGTCTTCGATCTACTCAAAAATCCGCCTGCACCAAACCAGCAAATTTTAGCTGCTATCGAGAAACATCGTGTATTTATTCGTGAAAATCATCGAGCCGCTGAATAA
- a CDS encoding DUF5682 family protein, translating to MAIDPEIYTDINAPILFFPVRHHSPAAARLVRQLIIDRAASALPNRPPTAVLIEGPSDFNDRLDELLLPHQLPIAIYSYVHTADNLRRGAFYPFCIYSPEWQALQTASELDIPVKFIDLPWSERTTARTIENCYSDEALKRSDYIHTLCEKLGVADFDALWDTLCEIDPALTLAQYLERCHQFCWHLRQTDAGISTSDLEREAFMVEQIQAAQALYSGQILVITGGFHSSALHAALKDPRSIANPPTRGLLPQMLAGSKEIVNQGIALTPYNYDRLDNLTGYNSGMPNPGFYHAVWAHRQTGSTNIAATLLQQVVKSLRKQKQIASTADLIAVQTLAQGLSDLRGHAEIWRSDLIDGVIGGLVKEDMGQTGTHPFLAAVYQVFRGRDRGRLAPGTPLPPLVTDLHQRLQALELFPTATKRSIDLDLTPDLQAESPPERTKSALLHSLRLLQIHGIGRTDGTDFTTHTDLTKIWERWQLHWTPDFDSSSIEASIYGATVIEATIAKLQERANSIERNAETATLLLLDAALAGVDECLEFSDKLIELIRQEGNFLSLARSLHHLLYFYRYDEVLGTAKQEHIAELLVEAFGRGLWLLASLGTPTGEEDLLLKGLGNLLEAYERAGHLLTPYRSQFIQILDRVSQDVQQLPSIRGGAIGALWILGETPMARILATLRYYAQPEKLGDFLTGLFQLARETTQRDSHLVLSIDELLLAYSDDEFLEALPALRLAFSYFAPREKNNIAQTLVQSTEAGELSTADLLNIPLGADVAVDAIAFESRLFGLLDRYGIRGGNARNR from the coding sequence ATGGCGATCGATCCTGAAATTTATACCGATATTAATGCCCCAATTTTATTCTTTCCCGTGCGGCACCACAGCCCCGCCGCGGCCAGATTAGTAAGGCAATTAATCATCGATCGCGCAGCGTCGGCTCTGCCGAATCGACCCCCCACCGCAGTGTTAATTGAAGGGCCGAGCGATTTTAACGATCGCCTGGATGAGCTATTATTGCCCCATCAATTACCGATCGCGATTTATAGTTACGTCCACACCGCCGATAATCTGCGGCGTGGTGCATTTTATCCATTTTGTATCTATTCTCCCGAATGGCAAGCTCTCCAAACTGCTAGCGAATTAGATATTCCGGTTAAATTTATCGATTTACCTTGGAGCGAGCGAACGACGGCTAGAACGATCGAGAATTGCTACAGCGATGAAGCCCTCAAACGTAGCGATTATATTCATACCCTGTGCGAGAAATTGGGTGTTGCCGATTTTGACGCGCTCTGGGATACGCTGTGCGAAATCGATCCAGCTTTAACCCTCGCCCAATATTTGGAACGCTGTCATCAATTTTGTTGGCATCTACGTCAAACCGATGCGGGCATTTCCACCTCGGATTTAGAGCGCGAAGCATTTATGGTGGAGCAGATTCAGGCGGCACAAGCTCTTTACTCCGGTCAAATTCTAGTCATTACTGGTGGCTTCCATAGTTCTGCACTCCATGCAGCCTTGAAAGATCCTCGATCGATCGCCAATCCACCCACACGAGGCTTGTTACCACAAATGCTGGCTGGTAGCAAAGAGATCGTCAACCAAGGCATCGCCCTTACACCTTATAACTACGATCGACTGGACAATCTGACTGGTTACAATTCAGGAATGCCCAATCCTGGCTTCTATCATGCTGTCTGGGCGCATCGCCAAACCGGATCGACAAACATCGCTGCTACCCTGCTCCAACAAGTTGTCAAATCCCTCCGCAAGCAAAAACAAATCGCCAGTACCGCCGATCTAATTGCCGTCCAAACCCTCGCCCAAGGTTTATCAGACTTGCGCGGACATGCCGAAATCTGGAGATCGGATCTGATCGATGGGGTCATCGGTGGATTAGTCAAAGAAGACATGGGACAGACGGGGACTCATCCCTTTCTAGCAGCAGTTTACCAAGTATTCCGAGGGCGCGATCGCGGTAGACTCGCACCCGGTACGCCGCTCCCCCCATTAGTTACCGACTTACATCAACGCCTGCAAGCCTTAGAGCTATTTCCCACTGCAACTAAAAGATCGATCGATCTCGATTTGACTCCCGATCTGCAAGCAGAATCGCCGCCAGAGCGCACTAAATCCGCCTTACTCCATTCCCTCCGCCTGCTTCAAATCCACGGCATTGGGCGCACCGACGGTACCGATTTTACTACCCACACCGATCTCACCAAAATCTGGGAACGCTGGCAACTTCATTGGACTCCTGATTTTGACTCTAGCAGCATCGAAGCCTCAATCTATGGCGCAACCGTCATCGAAGCCACGATCGCCAAACTCCAAGAACGCGCCAATTCAATCGAACGCAATGCCGAAACAGCCACTCTCTTGCTTCTAGATGCCGCTCTAGCAGGCGTTGATGAATGTTTGGAGTTTTCCGATAAACTGATCGAACTCATCCGCCAAGAGGGAAATTTCCTCTCGTTAGCTCGATCGCTCCATCACTTACTCTATTTCTATCGTTACGATGAAGTTCTCGGCACTGCCAAGCAAGAACACATCGCCGAACTTCTAGTCGAAGCTTTTGGACGGGGATTGTGGCTGTTAGCTAGTTTGGGCACCCCGACGGGAGAGGAAGATTTACTACTCAAAGGATTGGGAAATCTGCTCGAAGCTTACGAAAGAGCGGGACATTTACTCACGCCCTATCGATCGCAATTTATTCAGATCCTAGATCGAGTCAGCCAAGACGTGCAACAATTACCCAGCATACGCGGCGGGGCAATTGGTGCCTTATGGATACTCGGCGAAACACCGATGGCACGCATTCTCGCAACCCTCCGCTACTACGCCCAACCCGAAAAATTAGGCGACTTTCTCACGGGTCTTTTTCAGCTAGCCAGAGAGACAACCCAACGAGATTCGCATCTAGTTCTGAGCATCGACGAATTGCTCCTTGCCTATAGCGACGATGAATTCCTCGAAGCATTACCCGCCTTGCGATTAGCCTTTTCTTACTTCGCCCCCCGCGAGAAAAATAACATCGCCCAAACCTTGGTGCAATCGACCGAAGCGGGGGAATTATCTACCGCCGATCTGTTAAATATCCCGCTGGGTGCCGATGTCGCGGTGGATGCGATCGCGTTTGAATCGCGGTTGTTTGGATTACTCGATCGTTATGGCATTCGGGGTGGTAATGCTAGAAACAGGTAA
- a CDS encoding putative 2OG-Fe(II) oxygenase, which produces MRAADRDRIVKILNVADLTSEYVKYGCVRIPKLLDDDTVRLLAQESQKLLVGESEQLSLAINFFERKEWQTLLWTTPQNVTILYDILGQSPQLDAALESILAHPIIDRLLLDVLGTDYKMWLLQIRRANPGSDCLRIHQDRPGETCLQILLDDIPSPAGSTVLLPGSDVWPRIINSMPFIDPKYLAPWLRSLTGKKGDAWLFTRTVWHGRLQADSRRSQTVLMLSFLPCCANQNIVLPPPNILEQLGPKLQAAFHNKIDLSDSHLAATPELQKLLVANPRFKWWSPWQLAIGLSYFFSLALSVWRFCKRR; this is translated from the coding sequence TTGAGGGCAGCCGATCGGGATCGAATAGTCAAAATTTTAAATGTCGCAGATCTGACCTCAGAATATGTAAAGTATGGATGTGTCCGGATTCCAAAGCTACTTGATGATGATACAGTTCGATTGCTAGCACAAGAATCGCAAAAATTATTGGTAGGAGAATCGGAGCAGCTCTCGCTCGCTATAAACTTCTTCGAGCGTAAAGAATGGCAAACCTTGTTGTGGACAACGCCCCAAAATGTCACGATTTTATATGATATTTTAGGTCAGTCACCTCAACTAGATGCAGCTCTAGAATCTATTCTCGCGCACCCAATTATCGATCGACTTTTGCTTGATGTGCTGGGGACAGATTATAAAATGTGGCTGCTCCAGATCCGCAGGGCAAATCCTGGCTCGGATTGCTTGCGAATCCATCAAGATCGTCCGGGGGAGACATGTTTACAAATTCTTTTAGATGATATCCCTTCTCCAGCGGGTAGCACCGTGCTCCTCCCTGGCTCAGATGTATGGCCGAGGATTATCAACTCAATGCCATTTATCGATCCGAAATATCTCGCTCCGTGGCTGAGATCGTTAACTGGCAAGAAAGGAGATGCTTGGTTATTCACGCGCACTGTTTGGCACGGTCGTTTGCAGGCTGATTCCAGAAGGTCGCAGACAGTACTGATGCTAAGTTTTCTGCCTTGTTGTGCAAACCAAAATATCGTACTACCACCACCTAATATTCTCGAACAGTTAGGGCCAAAGCTACAGGCCGCATTTCATAACAAAATAGATCTATCCGACTCTCACCTTGCTGCCACCCCAGAACTCCAGAAACTGCTCGTAGCTAATCCCCGGTTTAAATGGTGGAGTCCATGGCAATTAGCGATCGGATTATCTTATTTTTTCTCTTTGGCTCTATCAGTTTGGCGATTTTGCAAACGACGTTAA
- a CDS encoding transposase, with the protein MLLNKPLPFIEDFINELNKGLKSYNPDGGLSRIQRGWIGFCLMGIILTNSVCWARFERVSLGKYSLGALSWMFRKSKLPWEMMLQVSIAIVLKQYGISGGTLVTDDSDHQRSKKTPRLFKTHKIRDKGSGGYINGQNIVLLILVTDKVSLPVGFEVYQPDPQQQAWTREDQRLRKKGIAKKNRPEAPPHNPDYPTKPELVLRLMEQFRKHHSQIKIKAVVADALYGQAKFMDAASGLFGGVQVISQLRYNQNIRFRGRKQSLKHYFSSYPGVPQELSIRGQPAITANVGSIRVEVCAHGKKRFVIALKYPGEQDYRYLVATDLTWRTIDIIQAYTLRWLVEVFIEDWKSYEGWAQLAKQTGKEGTSRGLTLSLLLDLCLLLHPRQIARVDSKLPAYTVGSLLRNLQMEALLLYFEQLLQAPNPVEQLNQLSQSVQEFFLLRSSGKHMSGRDLGRLEPTPSLNRRAVA; encoded by the coding sequence ATGCTACTCAATAAGCCTTTGCCCTTCATCGAAGACTTTATCAACGAATTGAACAAGGGACTGAAAAGTTACAATCCAGATGGGGGCTTGAGCAGAATTCAGCGTGGATGGATCGGATTCTGTCTGATGGGCATAATACTGACGAACAGCGTATGCTGGGCAAGATTTGAACGGGTGAGCCTGGGGAAATACAGCCTGGGAGCCTTATCATGGATGTTTCGCAAATCCAAACTGCCATGGGAGATGATGCTTCAAGTTAGTATAGCAATAGTGCTCAAGCAGTATGGTATTTCTGGAGGTACTTTGGTGACTGACGACTCAGATCATCAGCGCAGTAAGAAGACACCAAGGTTATTCAAAACCCATAAAATCAGAGACAAAGGTAGCGGGGGATATATAAATGGTCAAAACATAGTGTTATTAATACTAGTTACTGACAAAGTGAGCTTGCCAGTTGGATTTGAGGTCTATCAACCTGACCCTCAACAACAAGCATGGACAAGAGAAGATCAACGTCTGAGAAAGAAAGGTATCGCGAAAAAAAACCGCCCAGAGGCTCCACCCCATAATCCAGACTACCCAACTAAACCAGAATTAGTGTTGCGATTAATGGAGCAGTTTCGGAAGCACCACAGTCAAATCAAGATCAAAGCCGTCGTTGCTGATGCACTATATGGTCAGGCAAAATTCATGGATGCAGCATCAGGCTTATTTGGTGGAGTCCAAGTCATTAGCCAATTGCGTTATAACCAAAATATTCGTTTTCGAGGCCGAAAACAAAGCCTAAAGCACTATTTTTCAAGTTATCCGGGAGTTCCTCAAGAGTTGAGTATTCGAGGTCAACCTGCCATTACAGCCAATGTTGGAAGTATCAGAGTGGAAGTTTGTGCTCACGGAAAAAAGCGATTTGTGATTGCGCTGAAGTATCCGGGTGAGCAAGATTATCGATATTTAGTTGCTACGGATCTGACTTGGCGCACCATAGATATCATCCAAGCGTATACACTGAGATGGTTAGTAGAGGTTTTCATCGAGGACTGGAAGTCTTATGAAGGTTGGGCGCAGTTGGCCAAGCAAACAGGTAAAGAAGGGACAAGCCGTGGCCTGACCCTGAGTCTGTTGCTTGACTTATGCCTCTTGCTTCACCCGAGACAAATAGCCCGCGTTGACAGCAAGCTGCCCGCATATACTGTGGGCAGTCTACTCCGCAATCTTCAGATGGAAGCTTTGTTGTTATATTTTGAGCAGTTGCTACAAGCACCTAATCCGGTTGAGCAGTTGAATCAATTAAGTCAATCAGTTCAGGAGTTTTTCCTTTTGAGATCGTCTGGTAAACATATGAGTGGTAGAGATTTAGGTCGCTTAGAACCCACTCCCTCCCTCAATCGTCGAGCTGTAGCTTAA